From Enterococcus mediterraneensis, the proteins below share one genomic window:
- a CDS encoding SpaH/EbpB family LPXTG-anchored major pilin, translating to MKKLGWLSMCLFLLLFKPAFTQAATETETEMVQITLHKLLFPNGQLPKNHPNDGQEKALLQTYRGLNGVTFQVYDVTDSFYHLREKGKTVEEAQTEIAKNGASSGTFTAEATTTTLNNEDGIASFSLAAKDQEKRDKAYLFIESKAPEVVKEKAENMVVVLPVHGQNNQKLSTIHLYPKNEENDYPDPPFEKVLEETRDNFTIGDKVTYSLHTTIPMNILDYQKFVLSDSADGALTFLPNSLTISSNGEKLTEGFVIHKKPHGFDVLFSIPSLEKYAGKKLTISYQMQLSSTAQANKEINNNGTLDFGFGISTKKVSVYTGSKQFVKIETNKPDKRLAGAVFLIKNKAGNYLQQTANGYKWTKNESDALHLISDKNGAFSISGLKTGSYRLKEIEAPSGYILSETEIPFTISTFLSEEKEADSILKVVNKKENSRPFLPKTNETKNTLLGVVGMVFASFAIWLFIKKRTGVKK from the coding sequence ATGAAAAAACTTGGTTGGCTTAGTATGTGTCTCTTCTTGTTACTATTTAAACCAGCTTTTACTCAGGCAGCAACAGAAACAGAAACAGAAATGGTTCAGATTACTTTACACAAATTGCTTTTCCCAAACGGGCAACTGCCGAAAAATCATCCAAATGACGGACAAGAAAAAGCGTTATTACAAACGTATCGAGGATTAAATGGTGTCACATTCCAAGTTTATGATGTCACAGATTCTTTTTACCATCTACGGGAAAAGGGCAAAACGGTAGAAGAAGCACAAACAGAGATCGCAAAAAACGGTGCGTCTTCCGGTACGTTTACCGCAGAAGCAACAACTACAACTCTTAACAACGAAGATGGTATCGCTTCTTTTTCTCTGGCCGCTAAAGATCAAGAAAAAAGAGATAAAGCGTATCTTTTCATTGAATCCAAAGCACCAGAAGTCGTCAAAGAAAAGGCAGAGAATATGGTAGTTGTTCTTCCTGTACATGGACAAAACAATCAAAAACTTTCAACTATCCATTTGTATCCTAAAAATGAAGAAAACGACTACCCTGATCCACCTTTTGAGAAGGTATTAGAAGAAACGAGGGATAATTTTACGATTGGTGACAAAGTCACTTATTCCTTGCACACGACGATCCCTATGAATATCTTAGACTATCAAAAATTCGTATTATCAGATAGTGCGGATGGAGCATTAACGTTTTTACCTAATAGTTTAACGATTTCATCGAATGGAGAAAAGCTGACAGAAGGCTTTGTCATACACAAAAAACCTCACGGATTTGATGTTTTATTTTCGATCCCTTCGTTGGAAAAATATGCTGGAAAAAAACTGACCATTTCTTATCAGATGCAGCTAAGCAGTACAGCACAGGCGAACAAGGAAATCAACAACAACGGAACACTGGATTTTGGTTTTGGTATCAGTACAAAGAAAGTCTCTGTATATACAGGGAGTAAGCAATTTGTCAAAATCGAGACAAATAAACCAGATAAACGATTAGCTGGCGCAGTATTCCTTATTAAAAACAAAGCAGGAAATTACCTCCAGCAAACAGCCAACGGATACAAGTGGACAAAGAACGAATCAGATGCGCTTCACCTGATTTCCGATAAAAATGGCGCTTTTTCAATTTCCGGGTTGAAAACAGGAAGTTATCGATTAAAAGAGATCGAAGCACCTTCTGGTTATATTTTAAGTGAAACAGAAATTCCGTTTACCATTTCAACTTTTCTTTCTGAGGAGAAAGAGGCGGACAGTATATTGAAAGTAGTCAATAAAAAAGAAAATAGCCGTCCA